One region of Streptomyces davaonensis JCM 4913 genomic DNA includes:
- a CDS encoding LacI family DNA-binding transcriptional regulator, translating into MVTLAEVAQHAGVSASTVSYVLSGKRSISATTRHRVEQSIRELGYHPNAGARALASSRSNIIALMIPLRTDMYVPVMMEIAIAVATTARTHGYDVLLLTGEEGPDAVRRVSGSGLADAMILMDVELDDERLPLLRAAGQPAVLIGLPSDTSGLTCVDLDFRATGALCVQHLAGLGHRDIAVIGEAPAVYERHTGFAERTLDGLRSGAQESGVRLLHRPCEGGYDAMAVTLARVLDERPGTTGFVVQNESAVEPLLALLRQQGRAVPEDVSVVAICPDQVATQASVRLTSVSIPAQEMGRQAVEHLVAKLDGRGADEVVLLAPELTVRASSGPAAS; encoded by the coding sequence ATGGTCACCCTCGCCGAGGTCGCCCAGCACGCCGGAGTCTCGGCGAGCACGGTGAGCTATGTCCTCAGCGGCAAGCGGTCCATCTCCGCGACCACCCGGCACCGGGTCGAGCAGAGCATCCGCGAGCTGGGCTACCACCCGAACGCGGGTGCGCGGGCGCTGGCCAGCAGCAGGTCGAACATCATCGCGCTGATGATCCCGCTGCGCACCGACATGTACGTGCCGGTGATGATGGAGATCGCCATCGCGGTGGCCACCACCGCGCGCACCCATGGCTACGATGTCCTGCTGCTCACCGGCGAGGAGGGTCCGGACGCGGTGCGCCGGGTCTCCGGCAGCGGGCTCGCGGACGCGATGATCCTGATGGACGTCGAACTCGACGACGAGCGGCTGCCGTTGCTGCGGGCCGCCGGACAGCCGGCCGTGCTGATCGGGCTGCCCTCCGACACCTCCGGGCTGACCTGCGTCGATCTCGACTTCCGGGCGACCGGCGCACTGTGCGTGCAGCATCTGGCGGGGCTCGGGCACCGCGACATCGCTGTCATCGGCGAGGCCCCCGCGGTCTATGAACGGCACACCGGCTTCGCCGAGCGCACCCTCGACGGACTGCGCTCCGGCGCCCAGGAGTCGGGCGTACGGCTGCTGCACCGGCCGTGCGAGGGCGGCTACGACGCGATGGCCGTCACCCTCGCCCGGGTCTTGGACGAACGCCCCGGCACCACGGGGTTCGTGGTGCAGAACGAGTCGGCCGTGGAGCCGCTGCTCGCCCTGCTGCGCCAGCAGGGCCGGGCGGTGCCGGAGGACGTGTCGGTGGTCGCGATCTGCCCCGACCAGGTCGCGACCCAGGCGTCGGTGCGGCTGACCTCCGTCTCCATCCCGGCCCAGGAGATGGGCCGGCAGGCCGTGGAGCACCTCGTCGCGAAGCTGGACGGACGCGGCGCGGACGAGGTCGTGCTCCTCGCCCCCGAACTGACGGTCCGGGCGAGCTCGGGACCGGCCGCTTCCTGA